A single region of the Microcella sp. genome encodes:
- a CDS encoding NAD kinase yields the protein MTERHILVVAHTGRDESLDAAVRVVHLLREAGVTPVVPAESLDDLRDAAGDGTLSVLHHDVGVGDIELVIVLGGDGTILRAAEVSRGGSAPLLGVNLGHVGFLAESERDDLASAVERALERDYLVEERMTLSVRVKLGSEVVYETWALNEATVEKASRERMLEVVIEVDGRPLSSFGCDGVVMSTPTGSTAYAFSAGGPVVWPSLDALLMVPLSAHALFARPIVIGPGSSLAVEVLDRTQGVGVLWCDGRRTFDLPRGARVVARRSSTPVRLARLHPGPFTDRLVNKFALPVHGWRGPVDDEGRAP from the coding sequence GTGACCGAACGGCACATTCTCGTCGTCGCCCACACGGGCCGCGACGAGTCGCTCGACGCCGCCGTGCGGGTCGTGCACCTGCTGCGCGAGGCCGGGGTCACGCCCGTGGTGCCCGCCGAATCGCTCGACGACCTTCGCGACGCCGCGGGCGACGGCACTCTGAGCGTGCTGCACCATGACGTGGGCGTGGGCGACATCGAACTGGTCATCGTGCTCGGCGGCGATGGCACCATCTTGCGCGCGGCCGAGGTGTCGCGCGGCGGCTCGGCGCCACTCTTGGGCGTCAACCTCGGTCATGTCGGCTTTCTCGCCGAGAGCGAGCGCGACGACCTCGCGTCGGCGGTCGAGCGGGCGCTCGAGCGCGACTACCTCGTCGAAGAGCGCATGACGCTGTCGGTGCGCGTCAAGCTCGGCAGCGAGGTCGTGTACGAGACGTGGGCGCTCAACGAGGCGACGGTCGAGAAGGCGAGTCGCGAGCGCATGCTCGAAGTCGTCATCGAGGTCGACGGCCGGCCGCTGTCGAGCTTCGGGTGCGATGGCGTGGTCATGTCGACTCCCACCGGGTCGACGGCGTACGCCTTCTCGGCGGGCGGGCCCGTCGTGTGGCCGAGCCTCGATGCCCTGCTGATGGTGCCCCTGAGCGCGCACGCACTCTTCGCGCGGCCCATCGTCATCGGCCCCGGCAGCTCGCTCGCCGTCGAGGTGCTCGACCGCACGCAAGGTGTGGGCGTGCTCTGGTGCGACGGGCGCCGAACCTTCGACTTGCCTCGGGGCGCGAGGGTCGTCGCGCGTCGCTCGTCGACGCCGGTGCGGCTGGCGCGGCTGCACCCCGGGCCGTTCACCGACCGACTGGTCAACAAGTTCGCGTTGCCCGTGCACGGCTGGCGCGGGCCCGTCGACGACGAAGGGCGTGCACCGTGA